One genomic region from Pseudoduganella lutea encodes:
- a CDS encoding DUF4148 domain-containing protein, with product MKTAYYLIAALTLATAGAAFGAENTDAANATTAGTASAASAVATVQVPKQRGLTRAEVRAQVVEARKNGTLIETEADMDVAQTRKHYAQ from the coding sequence ATGAAAACTGCTTACTACCTCATCGCCGCCCTTACCCTTGCCACTGCTGGTGCCGCCTTCGGCGCGGAAAACACCGATGCGGCAAACGCCACGACCGCGGGCACCGCTTCCGCCGCCTCGGCAGTCGCCACGGTACAGGTACCGAAGCAGCGTGGACTGACCCGTGCCGAAGTACGGGCGCAAGTCGTCGAAGCGCGCAAGAACGGCACGCTGATCGAAACCGAAGCCGACATGGACGTTGCGCAGACCCGCAAGCACTACGCGCAGTAA
- a CDS encoding MarR family winged helix-turn-helix transcriptional regulator — MSSFDATNKRLKNIHERIPAFPEDLMRLLRMTYHVQKRMKDISNAVLRKYDLVDASYMVLAVLYGSENETSTASTLGEACMEKPANLTRVCNDLETQGLITRGNRPGDRRCVMISLTDSGRSLIEQVMPEVWSRTTRAYDGLTPQDLKLQEQLFARQLENLDNL, encoded by the coding sequence ATGAGCAGTTTTGACGCGACGAACAAGCGCCTGAAGAATATCCATGAGCGGATTCCAGCCTTCCCGGAAGACCTGATGCGCCTGCTCCGCATGACGTACCACGTGCAAAAACGGATGAAGGATATCTCGAACGCCGTCTTGCGCAAGTACGACCTCGTGGACGCCAGCTACATGGTCCTTGCCGTGCTGTACGGCTCGGAGAACGAAACGTCGACGGCATCGACGCTGGGCGAAGCCTGCATGGAAAAGCCGGCCAACCTCACGCGCGTGTGCAACGACCTGGAAACGCAGGGCCTGATCACGCGGGGCAACCGGCCGGGCGACCGCCGCTGCGTGATGATCTCGCTGACTGACAGCGGCCGCAGCCTGATTGAACAGGTGATGCCCGAAGTGTGGAGCCGCACCACGCGGGCCTACGACGGGTTGACGCCGCAGGACCTCAAGCTGCAGGAACAGCTGTTTGCCCGGCAACTGGAAAACCTGGACAACCTGTAA